The window GCTGGAACACGAAGCCGACGCCGCGCTCGCCCACGGCGAGGCCCGCCGTCGAGGCGCCGTCGAAGGCGACGCTGCCCTCCTCGTGGCTTTCGAGCCCCGCGATCACGCGCAGCAGCGTGGTCTTGCCCGACCCCGAGGGGCCGAGCAGGGCCAGCAGCTCGCCGCGGTCGACGTCGAGCGACACGCCGCGCAGGGCGGCGCCCCCGTCGTAGGCCTTGACGAGGTCGCGCACCGCGATGCTCACGCCCGCGCGGGCGGCGTCCGCCGCGCCCACCGGGTCAGTGCCGCCGGGCGCCGGCGAGGGCGTCGGCGTGGCGCCCTTCGAGGAGAACCTTGAGGGCCAGGGTGACGAGGGCCAGGAGAGCGAGGAGCGAAGCGACCGCGAAGGCGGCGGCGAGGTCGTATTCATTGTACAGGATCTCGACGTGGAGCGGCAGCGTGTTGGTGAGCCCGCGGATGTGCCCCGACACGACCGACACCGCGCCGAACTCGCCCATGGCGCGGGCGTTGCAGAGCAGCACGCCGTAGAGCAGGCCCCAGCGGATGTTGGGCAGCGTGACGGTCATGAAGCAGCGCAGGCCGGAGGCGCCCAGCGTCAGCGCGGCCTCCTCGTCGGCGCGGCCCTGCTCCTCCATGAGGGGGATCAGCTCCCGCGCCACGAAGGGAAAGGTCACGAACACCGTGGCGAGCACGATGCCCGGCACGGCGAAGACGATCTGCACCCCGTGCGCGTCGAGCCAGGGGCCGAGCAGGCCCTGCGCGCCGAACACCAGCACGTAGATCAGCCCCGACACCACGGGCGACACCGAGAAGGGGATGTCGATCAGGGTCAGCAGCAGGCTCTTGCCCGGGAAGGCGAACTTCGCGATGCACCAGGAGGCCGCGACCCCGAAGGCGGCGTTGAGCGGCACCGCGATGGCGGCCACCGTCAGTGTGAGCCGCAGGGCCGCCAGCGCGTCGGGCTCGGAAAGGGCGGCGAGGTAGCCGTCGACCCCCTTGCCGAGGGCCTCGACGAAGACGGCGACGAGCGGCACGGCGACGAACAGCAGGAGGAACCCCGCCCCGACCGCGATGAGGAGGACGCGCACGGCCGGGCTCTCGCCCAGGGCGTCGCGCCGGGGACCCGCGTCAGCCATGTCCGTACCTCCGGCGCCCGAGGGCCTGGACGAGGTTGATGGCGAGCAGCACGGTGAAGCTCACGAGCAGCATGGCCACCGCCACGCCGGTCGCGCCCGCGTAGTCGTATTCTTCGAGGCGCTGCACGATGATCAGGGGCAGGATCTCCGACACGTAGGGGGCGTTGCCGGCGATGAAGATCACCGAGCCGTATTCGCCCACGGCCCTGGCGAAGGTGAGCGCGAAGCCGGTGAGGATCGCGGGCGTGAGGGTGGGGAGCACCACCGCGAACAGGGTCCGGGCCCGCGACGCGCCGAGCGTCGCCGAGGCTTCCTCCACCTCGCGGTCGAGGTCGACGACCAGCGGCTGCACGGAGCGCACCACGAAGGGCAGGCCGACGAAGATCAGCGCCACCAGGATGCCGAGCGGCGTGTAGGCGACCTTGATGCCGAGCCGCAGCAGGGGCGCGCCGAGCCACCCGTTCGGCCCGTAGAGCGACGCGAGCGCGATGCCGGCGACCGCGGTGGGGAGCGCGAAGGGCAGGTCCACGGCGGCGTCGAGCAGGCGGCGGCCGGGAAAGCGGTAGCGCGTCAGCACCCAGGCGAGCAGCACGCCGAACAGAGTGTCGATGCAGGCGGCCGCGAAGGCCGTGCCGAACGACACCCGGAAGGCCGACAGGATGCGGGGATCGGTGACGATGCGCGCCGCCCCAGCCGGGCCGATGCCGGTCGCGCGCCACGCCAGCACGGCGAGCGGGAACAGCACGATCAGGCCGAGGTAGAGCAGCGTGAAGCCCATCGCCGGGCCGAAGCCCGGCAGGGCGCTGGCGCGCCGGAACCGGCGGCGGGCCGGCGCCTCGACGGTCAGGACCGACATGCCGGCCCCCTTCCCGGACGCGCCGTGAAACGACCGTGATGCCCCCCTCCGCTCATCCCCGCGCAGGCGGGGATGGCCGGCTGTCGGAGACGGGCGACATTCGAGGGCTTCACTGGTGGTTCGCCGCCTGGATCTGGTCGAACATGCCGCCGTCGGCGAAATAGGTCGCCTGCGCCTTGGTCCAACCCCCGAAGTCCTTGTCGACCGTCAGGAGGTCGAGCTTCGGGAAGCGGGCGAGGTCGGCCGGGTCGGCGGCTTCGGGGTGGATCGGCCGGTAGAAGTCGTGGGCGATGATCTTCTGCCCGGCCGGGGTGTACAGGAACTGAAGGTAGGCCTCCGCCTCCTTGCGGGTGCCCTTCTGGTCGACGTTGGCGTCCACCACGGCCACGGGCGGCTCGCACAGCACGGACAGCGACGGCACCACGATGTCGAACTTGTCGCGGCCGAACTCTTCCGAGGCCAGGAAGGCCTCGCTTTCCCACGCGATCAGCACGTCGCCGAGGCCGCGCTGGGCGAAGGACACGGTGGCGCCGCGCGCGCCCGCGTCGAGCACGGGGGCGTTCTTGTAGATGGCGGCCACGAAGTCCTGCGCCTTCTTCGGGTCGTCGCCGTTCGCCTTGCGGCCGTAGCCGAGCGCGGCGAGGAAGTTCCAGCGGGCGCCGCCGGACGTCTTCGGGTTCGGGGTGACGACCGAGATGCCGGGCTTGGCGAGGTCGTCCCAGTCCTTGATGTTCTTCGGGTTGCCCTTGCGCACCAGGAACACGACCGTCGACGTGTAGGGGGAGGAGCGGTCGGGCAGGCGGCTCTGCCAGTCCGCCGCGATGCGCCCGGTCTTCGACGCGATGGCGTCGATGTCGGCGGCGAGCGCCAGCGTCACGACGTCGGCCTTGAGGCCGTCGATCACCGAGCGCGCCTGGGCGCCCGAGCCGCCGTGCGAGGCCTGGATCGTCACGGTCTCGCCGGTCTTGGCCTTCCAGTCGTCGGCGAAGACCCTGTTGATGTCCTTGTAGAGTTCCCGCGTCGGGTCGTAGCTGACGTTGAGGAGGCTCGCCGCGCCGGCCGCCCCGGCGAGGCCGAGCAGGAGGGCGACGCCGGCCGCGCCGGACAGGATGAGCGATCGCGCTGACATGGGGGTTCTCGGGCCGTGAGGGAGGGACGTCGACCGTCCCACGGTGGAAGGGGTCAGTCGGACAGCCGCTGCGCTTCGGCGCCGTTTCGCGACGCCGAGGCCTGGGTGACGCGGCTGCCGGGCGGCACGCTGGCGTTCAGGCAGACGTTGCCGCCGATGATGGAGCCGCGGCCGACCGTGATGCGGCCGAGCAGCGTGGCGTTGGCGTAGACCACGACGTCGTCCTCGAGGATCGGGTGGCGCTGGACGCCGCGGAGCGACGTGCCCGCCGGGGCGTGCCGGCCCCCGAGCGTCACGCCCTGGTGCAGGCGGACGCGGTCGCCCACGATCGCGGTCTCGCCGATCACCACGCCGGTGCCGTGGTCGATGAAGAAGCTGTCGCCGACCGTGGCGCCGGGGTGGATCTCGATGCCGGTCAGCGAGCGGGCGACGTCCGAGATGAGCCGCGCCGGGAAGCCGGCGCCGAGCCCGTGCAGCACGTGCGCCAGGCGGTGGTGCAGCAGCGCC is drawn from Lichenibacterium dinghuense and contains these coding sequences:
- a CDS encoding sulfate ABC transporter substrate-binding protein, encoding MSARSLILSGAAGVALLLGLAGAAGAASLLNVSYDPTRELYKDINRVFADDWKAKTGETVTIQASHGGSGAQARSVIDGLKADVVTLALAADIDAIASKTGRIAADWQSRLPDRSSPYTSTVVFLVRKGNPKNIKDWDDLAKPGISVVTPNPKTSGGARWNFLAALGYGRKANGDDPKKAQDFVAAIYKNAPVLDAGARGATVSFAQRGLGDVLIAWESEAFLASEEFGRDKFDIVVPSLSVLCEPPVAVVDANVDQKGTRKEAEAYLQFLYTPAGQKIIAHDFYRPIHPEAADPADLARFPKLDLLTVDKDFGGWTKAQATYFADGGMFDQIQAANHQ
- the cysW gene encoding sulfate ABC transporter permease subunit CysW — its product is MADAGPRRDALGESPAVRVLLIAVGAGFLLLFVAVPLVAVFVEALGKGVDGYLAALSEPDALAALRLTLTVAAIAVPLNAAFGVAASWCIAKFAFPGKSLLLTLIDIPFSVSPVVSGLIYVLVFGAQGLLGPWLDAHGVQIVFAVPGIVLATVFVTFPFVARELIPLMEEQGRADEEAALTLGASGLRCFMTVTLPNIRWGLLYGVLLCNARAMGEFGAVSVVSGHIRGLTNTLPLHVEILYNEYDLAAAFAVASLLALLALVTLALKVLLEGRHADALAGARRH
- the cysT gene encoding sulfate ABC transporter permease subunit CysT, producing MSVLTVEAPARRRFRRASALPGFGPAMGFTLLYLGLIVLFPLAVLAWRATGIGPAGAARIVTDPRILSAFRVSFGTAFAAACIDTLFGVLLAWVLTRYRFPGRRLLDAAVDLPFALPTAVAGIALASLYGPNGWLGAPLLRLGIKVAYTPLGILVALIFVGLPFVVRSVQPLVVDLDREVEEASATLGASRARTLFAVVLPTLTPAILTGFALTFARAVGEYGSVIFIAGNAPYVSEILPLIIVQRLEEYDYAGATGVAVAMLLVSFTVLLAINLVQALGRRRYGHG